The sequence ATCAAAAGAGATGAGAGAACTGACAGTAATGTCGTGTGAAACTGTAGATTCAGGAGGTGCAGACAGACACTGAAAGCGCTGTAGAAGAAAAAAAGATACAAAGAATTTAATGATCTCCTCACTTTCTCTATTAGTCTGAATTACAACCTGCATTACACTTTACCACTTAAACAATATCTGTGCTAAACCATTCTGTTACTTTTGTATAATTGTCTTTGAGTTGTTTTGTGTCTTGGTTTAACtgttaacatgtttttgtatttgccACTTATACAATAGACAGAATCTGGTAAAAAATTGGATTACAAgtgcataaaaatataaacaaacagttttggCAGTCTGAACCCACAGAGGAATCTTTATATCAAACCTGGAAGACATTCTTTTGGTTtctcaataaataaaaactgtaaaaatcacagtaaaataagaaaatagaCAGACTACACCTTCAGGAAATGAATGTGATTGTCTGTGTGTAAAAGCTGCTCGAGTTCAGTGTCTCTCCTCCTCAGATCATCGATCTCCTGCTCCAGACGCTTCAAGACTCCTTCAGCTGGACTCACTGCAGTCTTTTCCTGATCTCTGATCAGTTGTGTCACCTCAGAGCGGCTTCTCTCAATGGAGCGGATCAGTTCAGTAAAGATTCTCTCACTGTCCTCCACTGCTGTCTGTGCAGAGcgctggaaaaaaacacacattacaaTCACATCTTACTGCACAGTGAACTTCAGAGGGAATAAAGTGAATTCATCTGTActtttataatgctttatagAATACAAGTGCTCCAAAACACCTTTACAGTCACAAACAGGTAAATAGCAATCATTTTTAAGCACTGCAGATACAGAAATCAGTTCAGGCTGATCATCATGATCTATATGGCATGCCATCTTTAAACTAAAAGTCTTCAGTATCTATTTTAAAGGAATCCAGAAAACAAGCGAGATAACAAAGCTCTTCAGCACTGGAGGAGTCACATTAGAGTCACAAACAACTTTTTGATCTGTCAGCAGTTGTTGATCTTCTCAAAACTCACCTTGTAAGAGTTCACGGCGTCTCTGAGCTCCTGAagcttcttctctctctcctggaTTCTCTGCTTGAAGTTTCTCTGTGTCTCTCCCAAAACTCTCTGTGACAAACCAAACACTGTAAAACTCCATATGACATGAAACTACACGCAGAgaatttattacatttcaacCACTTGCTAAAACACATCTAACTTCATTATAATGATATGTGATCATGTTTTAGCATCACAGTTAGCATTAGCATACAGGTGTCTGGTTTGGGTTCATACCTGTTTCTCAGTTCTTTCTGCTACAGCTGTTACAGTGTCATGATTTTTATGTTCGTCCATCGTACACAGATAACAAATGCACTCCTGGTCAGTGCGACAGTAGATTTCAAGATGTTTTCTATGTTTTGAGCAGATCATTTCATTGAGTTTTGTAGTGGGATCCATCAAATGATGTCTTCTGTCTTTAAAGAGATTTTCATGTTGTTGAAGGTGATTTTTACAGTAAGAGTTCAGACACTCCAGACAGGACTTGACAGCTTTGTATTTTCTCTCAGTACAGACGTCACACTTCACATCTTCAGGTCCAGCGTAACATTGATCAGAAACAGCAGTTTGAAGTCTCGTCTTCAGTTCTTCCACCATTTCAGCAAAcatcacatttttgtttaaagcaGGTCTTGATGTGAAGGTTTGTCTGCATTGAGGACAGCTGTAGTTTCTCCTCTGATCATCCTGATTCCAGTAGTTTGTAATACAGCTCATACAGTAACTGTGTCCACAGGGAATGGTCACTGGATCCTTCAGTAGATCCAAACACACTGAACAGCTGAACTTGTCTTGAGGAATATTCCCTTCTGCCATATTTCACTAATATACATACAGAGAGAAAGACGTGAGAGTTTGATAAAAGTTTTGTTTGCTCTGAAATGAGCAGTTGAAGTAGTTTCCTGGTTTTGTGATCATGGGACGTGTGCTAAACAGGTTAATCCTTCCAGGTCTCATTTATCTGCTGGGTGTGACTGGGTGTGACTTCacatgacatatttaaaaaaacatccacCAGGTGTTGGTCTCTCACAAattgacagacagatagacagacatacagacatcATAACAAACACCAAACAAATTGGAGGCCAAACCTTAATGCCTTTTAACACATTTGACATTTCAGAGATTTAGCAGTTTTGCATATTAAAGATAAGATAGAACACTATACCTGCTTTCTACTGAGAGGACACATGTGGACCTCTgacacattatagatgtttaCACTCTCTGACTTTCTATGACTGCATGACAAGACAACcataaaccaaaaaaaaaagataaatttgACAATCTGacataacttatttttttaatccaacagttataacaataataacattattGCAAATTCTACAGTCCATGGTaatgtcagggttctggtagacggagagcacaccacggaagtagataagaaaaaaggagtttatttcaaaaacaggaaaatccaaaagcaggtaagtatttccaaaacaggtatatccaaaagcaggtatgtatttcaaaaacaggtatatccaaaagcaggtaagtatttccaaaacaggtatatccaaaagcaggtaagtatttccaaaacaggtatatccaaaaacaggtaaatatacttatcggggtatagaattgcagtgaagacaacaagactgaacagggaagaacaaaaaggtgcaaacttaaatagagtcctgatgatgtgatgcaggtgtggactaatcaaaaatggtggatgtgcggtgcatgctgggaaactgagttcagaactccggggagagggaacgggtgaagcgagctgacGGTGACGACAtagggggcgtggccggtggtgctgaaaccgttacagtNNNNNNNNNNNNNNNNNNNNNNNNNNNNNNNNNNNNNNNNNNNNNNNNNNNNNNNNNNNNNNNNNNNNNNNNNNNNNNNNNNNNNNNNNNNNNNNNNNNNNNNNNNNNNNNNNNNNNNNNNNNNNNNNNNNNNNNNNNNNNNNNNNNNNNNNNNNNNNNNNNNNNNNNNNNNNNNNNNNNNNNNNNNNNNNNNNNNNNNNNNNNNNNNNNNNNNNNNNNNNNNNNNNNNNNNNNNNNNNNNNNNNNNNNNNNNNNNNNNNNNNNNNNNNNNNNNNNNNNNNNNNNNNNNNNNNNNNNNNNNNNNNNNNNNNNNNNNNNNNNNNNNNNNNNNNNNNNNNNNNNNNNNNNNNNNNNNNNNNNNNNNNNNNNNNNNNNNNNNNNNNNNNNNNNNNNNNNNNNNNNNNNNNNNNNNNNNNNNNNNNNNNNNNNNNNNNNNNNNNNNNNNNNNNNNNNNNNNNNNNNNNNNNNNNNNNNNNNNNNNNNNNNNNNNNNNNNNNNNNNNNNNNNNNNNNNNNNNNNNNNNNNNNNNNNNNNNNNNNNNNNNNNNNNNNNNNNNNNNNNNNNNNNNNNNNNNNNNNNNNNNNNNNNNNNNNNNNNNCAGTTCTGGACCGCCTCCACCTTCCCCTGATCCATGGTAACTTGGTTGAAAGAGATGATATAACCCAGAAATTGTATGGTGGATTGGTGAAACTGGCATTTCTCGAGTTTCAGGTATAGTTTATGTTGGCGGAGGCGTTGGAGGACGATGGAGACATGGGTAATGTGAGCGGGTCGAGAGCGGGAGTAAATAAGTATATCGTCGAGGTAAATTATAACGAATTTCCCCAGCAGGTCCCGGAAGATCTCATTCATAAAGCTCTGGAACACTGCTGGGGCATTCACCAAGCCGAAGGGCATGACCTTATATTCGTAATGACCGTTGGGAGTCACAAAGGCCGTTTTCCATTCGTCACCTGGGCGAATCCGAATCAGGTTGTAGGCGCTTCTTAGATCCAGCTTGGTGAACAATGTGGCATGGCGTAACTGTTCCAGGGCGGCAGGTATCAGGGAAAGAGGATAGGCGAAGCGCTTGGTGTGACGATTGAGAACCCGATAGTCTATGCAGGCACGAAGACCTCCATCTTTTTTCCCTACGAAGAAGAAGCTTGACGCGGCAGGAGAGACAGACGGTCGGATGAAACCTTGTTGTAATGCCTCCTCGATATACTCCTCCATGGCCTTCTGCTCCGGGATGGACAAGGAATAGATCTTTCCTTTGGGCATTGTGGCCCCAGGTAGCAGCTCAATGGGGCAGTCCCCTGGCCGGTGAGGAGGCAGCTCCGAAGCCCTCAGCTTGGAGAAGACGTCCTGGAACGACCGATAATCTACGGGAACCTCTCCGGAGTTGAGGACCTCAGGACTCTCGACGGTAGTGGCTAGGATGGGTAGTACCGGTTTTAGGAAAGTCTCCTCCTTGATCGGGACCCTGGTGTTGGCGGGGCGACCCGCCCATCCGGATATGATGCCAGTGCGCCAGTCCACGATAGGTTGACGTTCCATAAGCCAGGGTCGTCCCAGGACGATATCGGAGGTGGACCCCTCCAGTACCCAGAAGGAGATCTTCTCCGTATGCCTGGGAGAGATGTGAAGGGTGATGGGtggggaatggtgtgtgatccgACCTCAGCCCAGCGGTTTTCCTAGGATGTCTTGCACAAACATGGTCCTCCCTTTCCTTAGGCGCGGGAAGCCCAACTGAGTAAGAAGATTCAGTGAAATGAAGTTCCCGGCGGCTCCAGAGTCAATCAGGGCGTGGACTGGAACAGAGAAGTTAGGTGCAATAATGACCACTTGGGTAAGAGCAAGGTGAGGTAAGGAGGCCGGTGTATGGATAGAACTCACCGCTGGTCGAGCCGGACGGACGGGGCAGACGGCTAGGCGATGACCTGACCCTCCACAGTACAGACAAAGGTTAAGGTTCTGCCTCCGTGTATGTTCCTCAGGACATAGTCGAAAACGATCCACCTCCATGGGTTCTGGGTCTGAAGAAGTCCGGGAAGCAGAGGTCGTAACCCGTGGAGGAAATGTACCGGGTGATGACTGCGAACAGGCTGACAGATGTTGGGCGATACTAATGGATCGTTGTCTGAGAGCCTCCAGACCGAGCGAGTCATCGTAGATGGCCATGTGTAATCGGATCGAGTTCTGTAGCCCTTGGCGGTAGACCGAGACAAGCGCCAGCTCATTCCATCCACTGGTCGCCGCAAGGGTGCGGAACTGGAGGGCATAATCCGCCACTGAAAGGCGTCCTTGTCGAAGCCTCAGCAGTAGATCGTGCACCGAAAGAGTATCCACTGCTTGGCcaaagacccctttaaagtgctcAAGAAAAGACTTCAGATTAGTGGTAAGTGGTCCTCCGGCCTGCCAAATCCCGGATGTCCAGTTCAGGGCCTTACCGCTCAGGAGGGAGATGATGAAGGCTACCTTGGATTTGTCCGTGGAGAATTGACCGGGGTGCAACTGTATGTAGAGCTCACATTGGAGACAGAACCCGCTACACTCCTCTACGGAGCCAGTATATCGGTTGGGTAGGGCCATGGAACTAGACGCCGATGGTGGGTTAGACGGAAGGAGTGCAGGTGCGGGTTGGTTCCGGAGTAGGGTNcgtccccctcctcgatgagtgtgttgcacccacgagaacagcgggacatgccacgctggagaaatttgctcttttagagaaaaaactcaaacacttctggaaccgccgagacgcccaggggaagtcactgcaCCACTTCATAGAGCcagcagtcttgtagcgaagtctgttgatcatgagcgaaggctccaaagaacaaaaggtgaatgaatgaggcacgccgtctcccttttatacccggatatccgggggctgagtctggcatgcaaatttcattcgccaattttcattggcctttctaagaagtcggaagtgattggttctcagggacgaaccccatctgtcggttcgacacaacgtcgagagaccgacagaaagggaacagcttcttccctcaggccatctacctcttgaacagttaaaagtttttacacaccgtgcaattaataactctgtgcaatattaattatatcctccagataatacactatctattttttatacaactttttctgtaaattacatttcattcattctgctgtatatagcacatacctgtcagggttctggtagacggagagcacaccactgaGGTAGATAATAAAAatgagtttatttcaaaaacaggtatatccaaaaacaggtaagtattcataaacaggtatatccaacaacaggtaagtatgcaaaaacaggaatatccaaaaacaggtaagtatgcaaaaacaggtaagtatgcaaaaacaggtaagtatgcaaaaacaggaatatccaaaaacaggtaagtattcaaaaaacaggtaagtatacttatcggggtaaagcattgcagtgaagacaacaagactgaacagggaagaacaaaaaggtgcaaacttaaatagagtcctgttgatgtgatgcaggtgtggactaatcaaaaatggtggatgtgcggtgcatgctgggaaactgagttcagaactccggggagagggaacgggtgaagcgagctgacGGTGACGACAtagggggcgtggccggtggtgctgaaaccgttacaggtAACTGCATAGTGAACATCTGATATCTTGCGACCATTCTAAAAAGTGTGAAGTTAAGTTTGTGGTTACTatgattttactacaaatactatAATTAAAACTATGACTAAAggagtaaaaccatggttaagaTAAGACTTTCTTCCTGAAACTATTTCTATTGATGTTTTTAGGTGTAACGGAATGACTCGGAGAACAGAttgtaagtatacagtatggCTTTGTTCATTAACATATAATAATGGCAGGTAAGTTCAGATAGTATAACATTATGGCAAATGATTTTCTTGCAGATGTTGGAGATCATGCACACGAAGATCAGAGTGGAGGAGCACACACCTCTATGAGGGAACTGGAGATGATGAAGGAGTGGAGATCAGGTGAGTAATATTCCAACACAGCGATATTGTCACGATACGGTCTGTGTTTTCCCCTGTCTGATGTGTCTGATGTgtttttaagttattttgtcatttcctgtttcctttGTAATCTGTTGTAGTTATTTTTCCATTGGTTCCCTATTGATTTGCtcccaggtgtgtcttgttacccTGTTTGAATCTGTCTATATAAGCCCTTGTGTTTCACTTGTCATTTATCAGTCGTTGTTTCTGTGCTTTGGTTCATTTATGTTTTGGATTACTTTTGCCActtgtttctttattatttgttactttgtcttatgttaaataaatcagTACTGCATGTGGATCCACTGCCTTGCCTGCCTTCTTGTGACAGAACGACTGACCACTACAAGGGATCCAGCAGTTccttttctgtcggtctctcgacttttgtgtcgaaccgacagaatggggtttgatcttgagaacctatcatctctgattgtacttttaaaagtccaatgaagttggcgaatggcatggcattaAGGGTACATAAGGGtataaaaaggaagatggcgtgcccattcattcaccttttgttcttcagaacctGCTGAGCATACATGCTGAGCGCATTATCTCTGGAACTACTGGATTCTACGACGCAGAGCAGCGGATTCGTCCTGGTGTGTGCgatttcccctgggcgtttcggTAGCGAGCCGAGGGTGTCTACTAGAGCAAATTTCCTTAagaagagcaaatttctcacagcGTGCACTTGCCGCCAGGCATGTCTCGCCGCTGTAATCTTGGATGCGGCTGGCTCATCCTCGAGCCTGACAGGCACGATAGCTGCATAACATGTCTGGGTCTCCAACATGCAGAGGTAGCGTTCATGGATACGGCATGCCCGCACTGCGAGCATATGCCGATCAAGGCATTGCGGTCAcggttggctgtgttctttttggacCCAGCCACAACATCACCTGCTTCCCGTTCCATGGTGGCTGCCAAGCCGTCCGCAGCGGCAAGCGGCAATGGTGATATGGGGACTCCCATGGACGTTAATCCGTGGCAGAAAATTCTGCAGACCGTCCATGCCCCGTCATGCTCACCTACCCTGTCTCCGATGGGCGGCAGTCGACCGTCCCATAGCGGATCTACGCACCAGCTTACAGAGAACGAGGTGTCAGTCACGGCATCATATGGTGACTTCCTGGCATCAGACGCTGAAGATTCCATGGAGCTGCCAGCTACGGCCGGTCGAGCCCAGGACGAGTCTGACGCGGAGATTACAGGCATGCTTTCCCGAGCCCCCATGAGccttgggttgcagtgcaccgcactgccttcCCCGCAGTGCTCACGGCTGGATTCTTGGCAAGCCGCGTTCCGCCCTGGTACCttttttcccggaggtgcatgaagAGCTAAcgaagacctggaacgcccccttttcggcgcgtacacgtcagaCGAGCTCAGTTGCCCTGACTTCCCTCGACAGTGGGGTAGCTAAAGGCTATGTCAATGTACCCCAGGTTGAGTGTGCCATCGCTGTGCATCTGTGCCCACAGACCGCCGCCACCTGGAGGGaccgaccaaggctcccttccaagGCATGAAAGTTTTCGTCATCACTGGTGTCGaaagcttacactgctgcgggtcAAGCTGGCTCCGCGCTTCATGCCacggccatcctgcaggtccaccaggctaAGGCATTGAAGAAACTGGACGAGGGAAAGCACGACTCAGTGGTTATGCAGGAACTGCACACTCCCACTGACCTGGCTTTCAAGGTGACAGCGCGCGCGGGGGGTCGAACGATGTCCActctggtggtccaggagaaaCACCTTGGCTAAACCTTGTGCAGATGCGAGAAgtcgagaaagtccgctttctcgatgcgccCATCgtgcagggtgggctgtttggtgacaccgtcgaGGACTTCTACCAACAGTTTTCGGCGGTGAAGAATCAGACTGAGGCGATAAAGCATATTCTACCCCGACGCGACCCGGTCCCCTACAGGGCGTCGAGGTCTcgcagccttcagcactctccacTCAATGGTGCATTGTGCAGCGAAGACttaaggcaggtaag comes from Triplophysa rosa linkage group LG23, Trosa_1v2, whole genome shotgun sequence and encodes:
- the LOC130546952 gene encoding tripartite motif-containing protein 16-like encodes the protein MAEGNIPQDKFSCSVCLDLLKDPVTIPCGHSYCMSCITNYWNQDDQRRNYSCPQCRQTFTSRPALNKNVMFAEMVEELKTRLQTAVSDQCYAGPEDVKCDVCTERKYKAVKSCLECLNSYCKNHLQQHENLFKDRRHHLMDPTTKLNEMICSKHRKHLEIYCRTDQECICYLCTMDEHKNHDTVTAVAERTEKQRVLGETQRNFKQRIQEREKKLQELRDAVNSYKRSAQTAVEDSERIFTELIRSIERSRSEVTQLIRDQEKTAVSPAEGVLKRLEQEIDDLRRRDTELEQLLHTDNHIHFLKRFQCLSAPPESTVSHDITVSSLISFDDVRKSVCQLKEKLEDFCREEIENISDQVSYITIVPDELKTREEFLQYFRQFTLDFNTVNKYFRLRDGNTSAANIDTVLPYPDHPDRFDVRQQVLCRESVCERCYWEVEWNGDVGISVSYKSISRKGRSRESVFGFNDQSWKLYCTEFKCSFCHNNERTDLPVVSSSCRIGVYVDHRAGILSFYSVSDTMTLIHRVQTTFTHPLYPGFYVSKGSTVKVCRLTKS